One region of Lactobacillus johnsonii genomic DNA includes:
- a CDS encoding iron-sulfur cluster biosynthesis family protein, producing the protein MVKMTISQDAIDFLKNRDYNKHEILLIVDGGGGDYSIEGGSCNIGMDYSLISLDTMKHDPRYSVKIENNANFEIYTSDYDLAFLGDNLILDIHNTTLRLRNDSGILTGAVKITKASFLAERAKEGIIDQKNC; encoded by the coding sequence ATGGTAAAAATGACAATTAGCCAAGATGCAATCGATTTTCTTAAAAACCGTGATTATAACAAACATGAAATACTTTTAATTGTTGATGGCGGTGGTGGCGACTACTCAATTGAAGGTGGATCATGTAATATCGGCATGGATTATTCATTAATCTCACTTGATACAATGAAACACGATCCACGCTACTCAGTAAAAATTGAAAATAATGCTAATTTTGAAATTTATACTTCTGACTACGATTTAGCATTTCTCGGTGATAATTTGATCCTTGATATTCATAATACCACCTTACGTTTACGTAATGATTCGGGCATCTTAACTGGCGCCGTAAAAATAACAAAGGCAAGTTTTTTAGCAGAAAGAGCTAAAGAAGGAATTATTGATCAAAAAAATTGTTAA
- a CDS encoding endonuclease MutS2, which produces MNNTDEIEFSRVRKLVAHYAVSPEAKEKILAQPLANKLVKANALLDETEEMVWILDHGLHIPFINSDAFTPIINKVKKGYILKPRELEQVADFIRVTRLLVRFFDKQRSSVPIMASYCDSLTILDKLEEVIYRDIERGEVSDRADKDLTKLRQRSSKLNTTIKETLQKYLQTKKSQSMLQDFQIIQKDNHYTLPVKTSFKHTFGGNIIDQSNNGTTVFIEPTKIIHLTQEKTTVENQIYLIESQIFGNLTAKIYNELTHFEANLTVIVDLDCILARAKYSHAIGGKRPILNEQNELQLNGMKHPLLSNPVPLSLKLDPTKHGLIITGPNAGGKTVTLKTVGLATAMTEFGLFLPSAAPCSIPLMTEIYTSIGDHQDLDNSLSTFSAEMKKMAEIVQKATPSSLILLDELGSGTDPNEGAALAIAILQTLQLKGCLILATTHYSAIKDYSTKNPAFITAAMDFDLQTLHPTYKLLLNQVGASRALWIAEKSGMPENVLSEAKDFLNTGIFPLKQANLKFKNKPKKVKSLPSFKKGDRIKVPKYHQEVLFYENADIANQIVVFVNRTFETVPLKGAKLVRKAEELYPAGYNLDLLFVQDWQEYKLNKDLDRGSKKAWKKLKK; this is translated from the coding sequence TTGAATAATACTGACGAAATCGAATTTTCACGTGTACGTAAACTTGTAGCTCACTATGCTGTTTCACCAGAGGCTAAGGAGAAAATTTTAGCTCAACCACTTGCAAATAAGTTAGTCAAAGCAAATGCGTTATTAGATGAAACGGAAGAAATGGTCTGGATTTTAGATCACGGCCTACACATCCCTTTTATTAATTCAGATGCTTTTACCCCAATTATCAATAAAGTGAAAAAGGGATATATCTTAAAGCCTCGAGAACTAGAACAAGTTGCCGACTTTATACGGGTTACCCGCTTATTAGTACGCTTTTTTGATAAACAAAGAAGTAGCGTTCCGATTATGGCAAGCTATTGTGATAGTCTAACTATTCTCGATAAATTAGAAGAAGTAATTTATCGAGATATTGAACGCGGAGAGGTTTCAGATCGAGCCGATAAAGATCTGACTAAACTACGCCAAAGAAGTAGTAAATTAAATACAACTATCAAGGAAACCCTACAGAAATACTTGCAGACAAAAAAGTCCCAATCAATGTTGCAAGATTTTCAGATTATTCAAAAAGATAATCACTATACTCTTCCTGTTAAGACAAGTTTTAAGCATACTTTTGGTGGAAATATTATTGATCAATCTAATAATGGGACCACTGTTTTCATTGAGCCAACCAAGATAATTCATCTTACCCAAGAAAAAACTACAGTCGAAAATCAGATTTACTTAATTGAATCTCAAATTTTTGGAAATTTAACAGCAAAAATCTATAATGAGCTAACTCATTTTGAAGCCAATCTTACTGTTATTGTTGATCTAGATTGTATCTTAGCACGCGCAAAATATTCGCATGCTATTGGTGGCAAACGACCAATTTTAAATGAACAAAATGAGCTTCAATTGAACGGAATGAAGCATCCCTTGTTAAGTAATCCCGTTCCTCTATCCCTTAAGTTAGATCCAACTAAACATGGCTTAATTATTACTGGACCGAATGCAGGTGGGAAAACTGTCACACTCAAAACTGTTGGCTTAGCCACTGCAATGACTGAATTTGGTCTCTTCTTACCTAGTGCAGCACCGTGTTCCATTCCGCTTATGACAGAAATTTATACTTCAATTGGTGATCATCAAGACTTAGATAACTCTCTCTCAACATTTTCTGCTGAAATGAAAAAGATGGCAGAGATTGTTCAAAAGGCCACTCCAAGCAGTCTGATTTTGTTAGACGAACTGGGTAGTGGAACGGATCCCAATGAAGGTGCAGCCCTTGCTATTGCTATTTTACAAACCCTGCAGCTAAAAGGATGCCTAATCTTAGCAACTACCCACTATAGCGCTATAAAAGATTATTCAACTAAAAATCCTGCTTTTATTACAGCAGCAATGGACTTTGACTTACAGACACTACATCCCACGTATAAACTACTTCTAAATCAAGTAGGCGCCAGTCGTGCTCTCTGGATTGCAGAAAAAAGTGGTATGCCTGAAAACGTACTGTCAGAAGCTAAAGATTTCTTAAACACAGGAATCTTTCCTCTAAAACAAGCTAATCTTAAATTTAAGAATAAGCCGAAAAAAGTTAAATCCCTACCTTCTTTTAAAAAGGGTGATCGAATTAAAGTACCAAAATATCACCAAGAAGTACTCTTTTATGAGAATGCTGATATAGCGAATCAGATTGTGGTTTTCGTTAATAGAACTTTTGAGACTGTACCCTTAAAAGGGGCAAAATTAGTTCGAAAAGCTGAAGAACTTTATCCTGCAGGTTATAACCTTGATTTATTATTTGTTCAAGATTGGCAAGAATATAAACTAAACAAGGATTTAGATCGCGGTTCTAAAAAGGCCTGGAAGAAGTTGAAAAAGTAA
- a CDS encoding ClC family H(+)/Cl(-) exchange transporter, which produces MRKEEKDNLKLMLQALIVGLIAGAVVGLFRFGIEKTSAFWLYLFKEAHNNPVWFVAIVLGLAAVGIIAGYFVKQYPHVGGSGIPEVKLQLQGKLQLKWWQILWRKLIGGILVIGTGLFLGPEGPSLQLGSSIGQGVGEKLKQSKYNQRVLLVTGAASGLSAAFGAPLSGALFVLEEIFHNFSPRVWMNSLVGAIAANFMVSYFFGLHHALGMPYDHSFPIYLYWHLVILGIILGLLGHLYKKGLFGLKKVYLKVTWLPRWLHGLIPLAILIPIMYYWPLITGPGNRLILSLQKMITQGGWTLVGILAFYYVLRIAFSIISYDSGLPSGIFLPILTMGALIGATYGTLMVQLGLMPAHLVINLIIFSMAGYFAAIIRAPFTAIILITEMVGSLLHLMPLAVVAFIALLIDQILGGKPIYDSLAAAMLPETRLQPISGEEDELDIPVYENSKLVDQEIKNIKWPNNVLVRTIRRGSREIIPHGDTVIVAGDLLILSVDHNKRSAAYDAMKELQGVELDG; this is translated from the coding sequence ATGAGGAAAGAAGAAAAAGATAATCTAAAATTGATGCTGCAGGCATTAATTGTAGGACTAATTGCTGGTGCCGTAGTTGGACTATTTAGATTTGGAATTGAAAAGACGTCTGCTTTTTGGCTCTATCTTTTTAAAGAGGCCCATAATAATCCAGTTTGGTTTGTTGCAATTGTTCTTGGGTTAGCCGCAGTAGGGATCATAGCGGGGTATTTTGTTAAACAGTATCCACATGTTGGAGGATCCGGTATTCCGGAAGTTAAATTACAGCTTCAAGGTAAACTACAACTTAAATGGTGGCAGATTTTGTGGAGGAAGCTAATTGGGGGAATTTTAGTAATTGGAACAGGCTTGTTTTTAGGTCCTGAAGGACCATCCCTTCAACTTGGTTCATCTATTGGCCAAGGAGTCGGTGAGAAGCTAAAACAAAGTAAATATAACCAAAGGGTGTTACTTGTAACGGGAGCTGCAAGTGGTTTATCAGCTGCATTTGGAGCACCATTGAGCGGAGCACTATTTGTTTTAGAAGAAATTTTTCATAATTTTTCACCTCGAGTTTGGATGAATTCTTTGGTAGGAGCAATTGCCGCTAATTTTATGGTGTCATACTTTTTTGGATTACATCATGCGTTAGGGATGCCATATGACCATTCATTTCCAATTTATTTGTACTGGCATTTGGTAATTTTAGGAATTATTCTTGGATTATTAGGCCATTTATATAAAAAAGGCTTATTTGGGTTAAAGAAAGTCTATTTAAAAGTCACATGGTTACCACGTTGGCTACATGGTTTAATTCCGTTAGCGATTTTAATTCCAATTATGTATTATTGGCCATTAATCACTGGACCAGGTAATCGATTAATTTTGTCCTTACAAAAAATGATCACTCAAGGTGGATGGACATTAGTTGGAATTTTAGCATTTTACTATGTGCTGCGAATTGCATTTTCAATTATTTCTTATGATTCAGGGTTACCTAGTGGTATATTTTTGCCAATTTTAACTATGGGTGCTCTAATTGGAGCAACCTATGGTACATTAATGGTACAACTTGGCTTAATGCCCGCACACTTAGTTATTAACTTAATAATTTTTTCAATGGCAGGTTATTTTGCAGCGATAATTCGCGCACCATTTACAGCAATTATTTTAATTACTGAAATGGTCGGATCGCTTCTTCACTTAATGCCACTAGCTGTTGTGGCGTTTATTGCACTTTTAATTGATCAAATTCTTGGTGGAAAGCCAATTTATGATAGTTTAGCAGCTGCCATGCTGCCAGAAACACGTTTACAGCCAATATCAGGTGAAGAAGATGAATTAGATATCCCAGTATATGAAAATAGTAAGTTAGTAGATCAGGAAATTAAGAATATTAAATGGCCAAATAATGTACTTGTTAGAACTATTAGAAGAGGAAGTCGAGAAATAATTCCTCACGGAGATACCGTAATTGTAGCAGGAGATTTATTAATTCTTAGTGTTGACCATAACAAACGATCAGCTGCTTATGATGCAATGAAAGAACTGCAGGGCGTAGAACTTGATGGATAA
- the gndA gene encoding NADP-dependent phosphogluconate dehydrogenase: MQQFGVIGLSVMGKNLALNVKNHGYSVSGFSIDKPEVDALAKYEDKNLKPTYTWEEFVNSLEKPRKILIQIMAGKPVDETLQKLLPLLDKGDILIDGGNSNFHDTNRRYKEMEKHGIHFIGMGVSGGEEGALNGPALMPGGDEKAYEEVAPILEAMAAKTPTGQPCVGYIGPAGSGHYVKMVHNGIEYGIMQIISEVYDVLRTVGHYSNDEMSEIFKNWDKGGLQAYLIEITSKVLKQKDNLTDDHIIDHILNEASYKGTGNWMLEDAIRLGAPITVIAEAVLARFMSKATLRNDPEPKIDPEKAPKDLVDQLAKALYLAMAVSYGQGFEQLTMAAKAYNWRLHYSTIAQNWEAGCIIRSQMLHDIKFAYNADKDLPNLFKAPFFDKVKKENIGALRDVVKIAADAGVPTPTLSAALNYLESIFNPRLPQNIIQGQRDYFGAHTYQRNDRPGTFHTEWYEEK, encoded by the coding sequence ATGCAACAATTTGGGGTTATTGGCTTGTCCGTTATGGGGAAAAACCTTGCCTTAAACGTTAAAAATCATGGCTACTCTGTCTCTGGATTTTCAATTGATAAGCCAGAGGTTGATGCTTTAGCAAAATATGAAGATAAGAATTTAAAGCCAACTTATACTTGGGAAGAATTTGTTAATTCACTAGAAAAGCCACGAAAAATCTTGATTCAAATCATGGCTGGTAAACCAGTTGATGAAACTTTACAAAAACTATTGCCTCTTTTAGATAAGGGCGATATTTTAATTGACGGTGGTAATTCTAATTTCCATGATACTAATCGTCGCTATAAGGAAATGGAAAAGCATGGTATTCACTTCATTGGTATGGGTGTTTCTGGCGGTGAAGAAGGAGCTTTGAACGGTCCTGCCTTAATGCCAGGTGGTGATGAAAAAGCTTATGAAGAAGTAGCGCCAATCCTTGAAGCTATGGCTGCCAAGACTCCAACTGGTCAACCATGTGTCGGATACATTGGACCAGCAGGTAGTGGTCACTATGTGAAGATGGTTCACAACGGTATTGAATATGGTATTATGCAGATTATTTCTGAAGTATACGATGTTCTCCGCACCGTTGGTCATTATTCAAACGATGAAATGAGTGAAATCTTTAAGAATTGGGATAAGGGTGGTTTACAAGCTTATTTAATTGAAATCACTTCTAAGGTCTTAAAACAAAAGGATAACTTAACTGATGATCATATTATTGATCATATCTTAAATGAAGCTTCTTATAAGGGAACTGGTAACTGGATGCTTGAAGATGCAATTCGTTTAGGTGCTCCAATTACTGTAATTGCAGAAGCCGTTCTTGCTCGTTTTATGTCAAAAGCAACTTTGAGAAATGATCCTGAACCAAAGATTGACCCAGAGAAAGCTCCAAAGGACTTAGTTGATCAACTTGCAAAAGCCTTATACTTAGCTATGGCTGTTTCATATGGTCAAGGATTTGAGCAATTAACGATGGCTGCAAAAGCTTATAACTGGCGCTTGCACTATTCAACTATTGCCCAAAACTGGGAAGCTGGTTGTATCATCCGCTCACAAATGCTTCATGATATTAAGTTTGCTTACAATGCTGATAAGGACTTACCTAACTTATTCAAGGCACCATTCTTTGATAAGGTAAAGAAAGAAAATATTGGTGCTCTTAGAGATGTGGTTAAAATTGCTGCTGATGCTGGTGTACCAACCCCAACTCTTAGTGCGGCTTTGAATTACTTAGAATCTATTTTTAACCCACGCTTACCTCAAAATATTATTCAAGGTCAACGTGATTACTTTGGTGCACACACTTACCAAAGAAATGATCGTCCAGGTACTTTCCATACTGAATGGTACGAAGAAAAATAA
- the spxB gene encoding pyruvate oxidase, which yields MTKISGSDAMFQVLYDWGIDHIYGFPGGSFDSTMNAIHNWRDKIKFIEVRHEEAGALAASAEYKISGKVGVCFGSAGPGAVHLMNGLYDAKYDKTPMVAIVANVPTSRQDIDFFQAFDEKPWFDPVAVWNHQAKTAEAIPVLMDEAIRQAYQKKGPAVLILPKDFGWDKIEDNFRNNAAAHKIVPNFPAPRKEQIDKALELIKEAKNPIVYFGHGAQDASADLKEFSDKFKMPLVSSVLGKGIVEDGFPAYMGSIGRVGAKPSNDIQTHADLVVWVGNNSPFSIFFFNPKAKVIQIDINSERLGKRHAVTVPMLADSKKTLRALIEAGEGRAESPLYKAALADRENWEAWLESFNDSDEIPMRVEPIFDVINKKAANDAVFAVDVGNVNINFDRLMHLHDDQKWTTSGLYATMGYGAPAALAAATIYPKREVWNLAGDGGFAMMNQELLTQARYNMHIINVVFTNETLGYIEAEQVDESHQPLSGVKLPDNDWAMSAEGMNVKGFTVRTKREFEDAVAAAQQMEGPVLIDCKITHDMPYSTELNTLDDPAFVAKYDAQALKPFSYFAGKYGVEADAASGASEHTEAEPVEAKEDASSGASRH from the coding sequence ATGACAAAGATTAGTGGCTCAGATGCAATGTTCCAAGTCTTATATGACTGGGGTATTGACCATATATACGGTTTTCCAGGCGGCTCATTTGACTCAACAATGAATGCAATTCATAATTGGCGAGATAAGATAAAGTTTATTGAAGTAAGACATGAAGAAGCTGGTGCCTTAGCAGCTTCTGCTGAATACAAAATTAGTGGAAAAGTAGGAGTTTGTTTTGGTTCTGCAGGTCCTGGTGCCGTTCACTTAATGAATGGACTTTATGATGCAAAATATGACAAGACACCAATGGTTGCAATTGTTGCTAATGTTCCAACAAGTCGTCAAGATATTGATTTCTTCCAAGCTTTTGATGAAAAGCCATGGTTTGATCCAGTCGCTGTTTGGAATCACCAAGCAAAGACAGCGGAAGCTATTCCAGTTTTAATGGATGAGGCAATTCGTCAAGCTTATCAAAAGAAGGGTCCAGCTGTTTTAATCTTACCGAAAGACTTTGGTTGGGATAAGATTGAAGATAACTTCCGTAATAATGCTGCAGCACACAAGATCGTTCCTAATTTCCCAGCACCACGTAAGGAACAAATTGATAAAGCACTTGAATTAATTAAAGAAGCTAAAAATCCAATTGTTTACTTTGGTCATGGTGCCCAAGATGCTAGTGCAGACTTAAAGGAATTTTCTGATAAATTTAAGATGCCACTAGTCTCATCAGTTTTAGGAAAAGGAATTGTTGAGGATGGGTTCCCAGCATATATGGGTTCAATTGGTCGTGTGGGTGCTAAGCCAAGTAATGACATTCAAACTCATGCTGATTTAGTAGTTTGGGTTGGTAACAATTCACCATTCTCTATCTTCTTCTTCAATCCTAAGGCAAAAGTAATTCAAATTGATATTAATTCAGAAAGATTGGGTAAGCGTCATGCTGTAACTGTTCCAATGTTAGCTGACTCCAAGAAAACTTTACGTGCCTTAATTGAAGCAGGTGAAGGGCGTGCAGAATCTCCATTATACAAGGCTGCTCTTGCTGATCGTGAAAACTGGGAAGCTTGGCTTGAGAGCTTTAATGATTCAGACGAAATCCCAATGAGAGTAGAACCAATTTTTGATGTAATCAATAAAAAGGCTGCTAATGATGCCGTATTTGCAGTAGATGTAGGTAATGTAAATATTAACTTTGATCGCCTGATGCACCTACATGATGATCAGAAATGGACTACCTCCGGCTTATATGCAACTATGGGCTATGGCGCTCCAGCTGCTTTAGCTGCTGCTACTATTTATCCAAAGCGTGAGGTTTGGAACTTAGCTGGTGATGGTGGCTTTGCCATGATGAACCAAGAGCTTTTAACCCAAGCACGCTACAATATGCATATTATTAATGTGGTCTTCACAAATGAAACTTTGGGTTATATTGAAGCGGAACAAGTCGATGAGTCTCATCAACCATTATCTGGTGTAAAACTTCCTGATAATGATTGGGCTATGTCTGCTGAAGGTATGAATGTAAAAGGCTTTACTGTTCGTACTAAGAGAGAATTTGAAGACGCAGTCGCTGCAGCTCAACAAATGGAAGGTCCAGTTTTGATCGACTGTAAGATTACTCATGACATGCCATATTCAACTGAATTAAATACTTTAGACGATCCAGCTTTCGTTGCTAAATATGATGCTCAAGCTTTGAAGCCATTTAGTTACTTCGCTGGTAAGTATGGTGTTGAGGCTGATGCCGCTTCTGGTGCATCAGAACATACTGAAGCCGAGCCAGTTGAAGCTAAAGAAGATGCTTCATCAGGTGCATCACGCCATTAA
- the mnmG gene encoding tRNA uridine-5-carboxymethylaminomethyl(34) synthesis enzyme MnmG has protein sequence MKTYESNEYDVIVVGAGHAGVEAALASARMGEKTLLLTINLDMVAFMPCNPSVGGPAKGTVVREIDALGGEMGKNIDATYIQMRMLNTGKGPAVRALRAQADKWQYHERMKDTIENEPNLTLRQAVADELIVEDGVCKGLITNTGAKYYAKSVVLTTGTAARGKIIIGELAYSSGPNNSLPSIKLPENLEKLGFKLRRFKTGTPPRVDGNTIDYSKTQEEPGDKEPRHFSYTSKDSDYLEDQMSCYMTYTNTVTHDIIRANLDRAPMFSGVIKGVGPRYCPSIEDKVVRFADKDRHQIFLEPEGRHTKEIYVGDFSTSMPEEVQLKMLHSVAGLEKAELMRPGYAIEYDVIEPWQLKHTLETKNIKHLFTAGQMNGTSGYEEAAGQGLIAGINAALSAQNKPGFTLQRDEAYIGVLIDDLVTKGTNEPYRLLTSRAEYRLLLRHDNADLRLTEKGHELGLISEDRYKEFQDKKQAISQAMEAIKKVTIHPTDEVQEYLASVKQDRLNAGVSGADFLKRPRVTFDAVEKLSGETLATDRYVKEQVEIALKYEGYIKKEKTLVDRLHRLESKKIPVDIDYNAIPSLATEARQKFEKIRPESIAQAERISGVNPADLAILTAYIQQGRIAKVKNK, from the coding sequence ATGAAGACTTACGAATCAAATGAATATGATGTAATTGTTGTTGGAGCAGGCCATGCGGGAGTAGAAGCAGCCTTAGCATCAGCACGAATGGGAGAAAAGACGCTTCTTTTAACGATCAATTTAGACATGGTAGCTTTCATGCCATGTAATCCATCAGTTGGTGGACCAGCAAAGGGCACTGTTGTGCGTGAAATCGATGCTCTTGGCGGAGAAATGGGTAAAAATATTGATGCCACTTATATTCAAATGAGAATGCTCAATACAGGTAAGGGTCCGGCTGTTAGAGCATTGAGGGCACAAGCCGATAAATGGCAATATCATGAGCGTATGAAAGATACAATTGAAAACGAGCCTAATTTAACTTTACGTCAAGCTGTTGCAGATGAGTTGATCGTTGAAGATGGAGTATGTAAAGGGTTGATTACTAATACTGGTGCAAAGTACTATGCTAAAAGCGTTGTCTTGACCACAGGAACAGCTGCTAGAGGAAAAATTATTATTGGAGAATTGGCTTATTCTTCAGGTCCTAATAACTCACTTCCATCTATTAAATTACCTGAAAATCTTGAAAAGTTAGGCTTTAAATTACGTCGTTTTAAGACTGGTACTCCTCCTCGAGTGGATGGAAATACTATTGATTATTCAAAAACTCAAGAAGAGCCTGGAGACAAAGAACCAAGACATTTTTCTTACACTAGCAAAGATAGTGATTACCTAGAAGATCAAATGTCTTGTTATATGACTTACACTAATACCGTAACGCATGATATTATTCGTGCAAATCTTGATCGTGCTCCAATGTTTTCTGGGGTTATCAAGGGTGTAGGCCCACGTTACTGTCCTTCAATTGAAGATAAGGTAGTTCGTTTTGCAGATAAAGATCGTCACCAAATTTTCTTGGAACCAGAAGGACGCCATACTAAGGAAATATACGTAGGTGACTTTTCTACTTCAATGCCTGAAGAAGTACAATTGAAGATGCTTCATAGTGTTGCTGGTCTAGAAAAAGCAGAATTAATGCGCCCAGGATATGCAATTGAATATGACGTAATTGAACCTTGGCAATTAAAGCATACATTAGAGACAAAAAATATTAAGCACCTCTTCACTGCTGGTCAAATGAACGGAACATCGGGTTATGAAGAAGCAGCCGGTCAAGGATTAATTGCTGGTATCAATGCAGCCTTAAGTGCTCAAAATAAGCCTGGATTTACTTTACAACGTGATGAAGCATATATTGGGGTCTTAATTGATGACTTAGTAACTAAAGGAACAAATGAACCATATCGTTTGCTAACTAGCCGGGCAGAATATCGTCTTCTTCTTCGTCACGATAATGCAGATTTGCGTTTGACTGAAAAAGGTCATGAATTAGGCTTGATTTCAGAAGATCGTTATAAGGAATTCCAAGATAAAAAGCAAGCTATTTCCCAGGCAATGGAAGCTATTAAGAAAGTTACCATTCACCCTACTGATGAGGTTCAAGAATATTTAGCTAGTGTTAAGCAAGATCGTTTGAATGCAGGAGTTAGCGGCGCAGACTTTTTGAAGCGACCACGTGTAACTTTTGATGCAGTTGAAAAATTAAGTGGCGAAACTTTAGCTACTGATCGCTATGTAAAAGAACAAGTTGAAATTGCATTGAAATATGAAGGTTATATCAAGAAAGAAAAGACCTTGGTTGATCGTTTGCATCGACTTGAATCAAAGAAAATTCCAGTAGATATTGACTACAATGCAATTCCAAGTTTGGCAACTGAGGCACGTCAAAAATTTGAAAAGATTCGTCCTGAGTCAATTGCTCAAGCTGAAAGAATTTCTGGTGTAAATCCGGCTGATTTGGCAATATTAACGGCATATATTCAACAAGGCCGAATTGCAAAGGTGAAAAATAAATAA